The Ornithodoros turicata isolate Travis unplaced genomic scaffold, ASM3712646v1 ctg00000945.1, whole genome shotgun sequence genome includes the window tctggtgggctcatttgttgtgtaactaattgttttttcttgttagctattgatggtttgcatactcttgctttcccagcctctgtattacgagtgtttttctccttgcatgtccagagctgtcctaacttgcccagacatgccatgatgacgtcacagctgacgtcacaggatgtgcggaactggtgctgcgatgctttgcaacctgcctctgtgctccgccgcccagcgacggtcagcggccgttccgggccgctttcttcaagatgacgtcgttgatcttcaactaaactccttctctccactctatctctatcttttcattttattttctacctattttttattttttatcagctcaagtagccggcaactcacatcttcgtctggacgtgtcttagatggtccccaattagtgtaatgactctctGGAGGGTCccgattaatgtggggggtcccaattagctctaattgctaattaatggcgtccagacgaagatgtgacttgccggcttcttgagctgatacattactactgatcccgtcgtatgaatatgtgtatgagtgagcaaaaacgAAAGAGTGAgaagaggatgagtgagagagagtggctgatttttcccttcagatgacgcgcccgtggaagtcgctggggaggcgtgttagcttagctcaactggtagagccctggaccggtaatccagaagatgtgggttcgacttctacagctagctaaccttttcagtgactttcatctttcatggtcTATGGACTTCTGTTCTTTATTGTTTCTGAGCTGGTTCGCTTCTCCCCCCCCTTCTCCGCTGAATGTGTCACGATAACCCTGGTGGTTGGAACTCTCAGTTTGAGAGACACTGGCCTACACTGTATCTCCGTGGCAGGCGTGTTGCCATGACGACGTGGACGACATCACGTGAGGCGCGTTGTGGCACACTGAGTGACTACAGGCATGGCGGAGCGGGAAGGGGCGTCCGCTCGTTGACGATATAGTAAAGGGCGTGCGTAAGAATATGAAGCGGCCTGTTCGAATCCAACTACCGATGGGCTACGCCACAATTTTCCGCCGAATGTCGGCGCACTTCTCTCTGAAATCATCCCAGTGCCCACATCAAAACCCTTGTGCATTCACTCCTTCGCTGTCCACGCTGCTTCTTGGAACATCTGTACGCACCAACATCTAGACAGCAGAAGACCGGTTTACTCCTATGTCACACAAAGAAGCGTGCTGGTACAATTCCGTTAACACTGCCATTAcatcaatgaaagagcgaacaagagtAAACATCAGCAGCTCGAAGAGCTCACACGGGTCTTCTGCTATGTGTTGCTCACACCGAACGTTCCTCCGTGGCACTAATACGTAATCACAAAGAAGCACCCATTATTGATCCTTGCACGTCGGACACGCCTTACAAAAACCACGCTCTAGGTTGTGATGTTCAAGATCAGTAACGTGATGCGAGCCACTATAAAGGAATCAGGTGCTTGTCTTATCATATTTTTTGAGCCGTTATCGTAAAGGCCTTCCGACCTGCCAAATATCATCTAATGCTTCAAGATCTCTCCACTGACGCCTCGTTGCGATAAAGAAACGAAGGAGGGGGTGATAGCGCATCGCGAGAATCAAAGGAACCCTTTCCACTTACGCTAGGCTTCACCAAGTCCAAAAAGTGAATTCATGAATTGCTAGTACGTTTAAAAAAAGTACTTATacacgaaaagaaaagaaacagaaggccATGACTGTTCTGAATGGGACTCGGGGCATATGTTTGAAGGACCGGCACTTGACCTTTCAGCAAATATGAGAGGGGACGAGCCACTTTAAACTTGCAACTTCAATCGTGCACAATGGGGATGATTTGCGAAGTCTGACGAGGAGAGCCTGAAAAAGCACAGCGAACGTGGTGCCATCTGGTTTTTCAAAAATTGTGAACTAGAGATGCGGTTGGACTGGTTCGCCCGATTTTTGAAATTTCAGCAGCAAGAGAAAGCACCGGTACCCTCCATATTAAGAACAAGCCAAGAGGCACTTGTGATCAAGTATCTCCAGGTTGCACTTTCTCAAATGCGCAGTTCAAGATCAGCAAAGCAACGGTTGAAGCGACGAAACGATTAAACAACACTGCAGTAGTCACTATGGAAGATCCACCCACGGAACGACCTCCAGAAAAGAGCAAGTCATGTGGACTTGCATGCACATTCAAAGCCAGACCGAAACACCACATGTTTGCACACTGTCGCAATGAGTCTGAAAAGTGCCCTGCTACTCCTCCACCAAATGTTCAGATGGGAGAGGAGGGTTTCGGGTGTGACGTGTGTCCCTCTGCATTCTCACAGTCTGTCAGCCACGAGAACCACGCCACGTTTCGAAGCGTACTGATGAGAAGACATACATGTGCGGTCTCTGTCCTGCAGTGTTCATCCAGGGCACGCACCTGCAGCGCCACAAGATGATGCACTGGCGAGAATCCATggaagtgcgatctctgtcctgcagagttcaaccGGAATGCGCATCTACGGctgcacaagcggacacacaatggggagaagccatacaagtgtgacgtcTGCCCTGCAAAGTTCCGCCGGAGCAGTGACATGCAGCGCCGTAAGAGGACACGCAccggtgagaagccatacaagtgcgatgtctgtcGTGCAAAGTTCAGCCGGAGCGGGCACCTACGGGACCACAAGAGGACACACactggcgagaagccatacaagtgtgacctctgtcctgcagagttcatccAGAGTACGCACCTGCAGCATCACAAGAAGAAACACATGGGcgagaagccatgcaagtgcgatgtctgccctgcagagttcatccAGAGAAGTAACCTGCAGTGTCATAAGAGGACACACactggtgagaagccatacaagtgtggtgtctgccctgcggagttcagccggaGCGGGCACCTACGGGaccacaagcggacacacacttgagagaaaccatacaagtgccATGTCTACCGTGCGCAGTTCAGCCAGAGCAAGCACCTACAGCATCACAGGCGGACACACATGGGGGAGCAGCCATAAAGGTGGGACCTCTGTCCCGCAGAATACAACCACGGCGTGGGGCGAGAAGTCATACAGGAGCATTCTCTGTTTTGCAAACTTGAGGCAGACCACGAACCTGCATCTTTATAGGCAGACGTCTATGGGCGTGAAGCCACAGAAATGCAACCTCTGTCCTGCTGGGTTCAGCCACAGTACAAACACATACTATCCAGAGAACAAGCTGCTAGCAGAGCGTCAGCTTGTTCAGCGAGAGCGTAAACTTCAAACTTGACAAGTGGCCATGAGGCACTTGGGATAGAAACGATGCATTTATGCAAGAAAGCAGCCGTCCCAGTGTCAATTCCGTTGTCCTCTACCCGGACACCTGAACAAGTACATCCTAGTGCACAGAGAGGCAATGCTGTATGACACCATATTTTATTTCTGTTCGATATTTTTAAACTCGCATACATGAACAGACTGAGTGAGTTTGAAAAAAAGTTGGATTGAAGCTGGATTGGGTGGTGATGGATGTCAGAAGGAAACCCAGTGCCTGTGGAATGACATGTATGGAGCGATCACTGTGAGACAGTTGTGTGTTGTGTGAGAGACTAAATGTGGTTGTGATGTTTGTTACACGAGACAGCGCTGGCTTAATTAATGAATAAATGTTCTCGTGACTGACGCTTCAGGTACAGTTGAGAAACGTTCGTTACGGCAGTTACAACTAGTCCCGCCTTGCGAGGAGAAGGGGTTTCTTGAGAAACGGTGCAATGATACAGCCGCCGATGGGGCTGTCCGACGTTCTATCGCTGGTGTCCTCAGTCTCGGGGGAACGCTTTTTATGCGAGGGAGTAACTCGACACTACAACTACTCCCCTCTTACTTGACGTTATTGGATTATCCTCAGATCTGTGCAGTGATTGGCCTTGCGTGTGTCGCGTGGTGAAGCTGTATCCGGATTGTCCTCAATAATCACTCATCAGTTGTATAATTCGTATTTTCTAATATTTTCAGCTCAACGTAATACATTTACTCGAAATAAATCAGACCTGTTAACTGCATCGCCTCTGTTAGGGATGCACTCGCAGATGACGACGCAGGAAGGAGTTGACAGTATGTGTCGCAGGTAGTAGTCATCCATTTTGTCCCACGCCTTCCTCGAATGAGACTCGAAGGAGTCTGCAGTCAGGAGTACAACATGTCCGTGCTTATTATACTCCGCAGATAAGAGTGATTGAGATGAGGACTGTATGGGGATCACTCCTGTGCCGAGATGAAATCACTGAGACTTCCTCTGCTCCAGCCGTGCACCATCGCTGCTTTTGTGAGCTAGCGCCGAGTCTCGTTGAAACACGTATGGTTCGTTACCGAAAATGGAAATTGATCCGAGGGACCAAATTCTTCTTTAGGATGTCGTTCATGTTGTTGTGCTGGTGTACCTTTACTCCTGGACCCACGAGCTCTCCAGCACATCTGATGCGtctattccatcatcgccgatcaggactcgAGTTCCAGGTGAGTTTCAGGCGTCTACATCTCTTTCACGCTGGGGCAGTATTCATGGAGGAAGCAAACAccaggagcggctcttccctccagacGAGCGTCGCCGCCGTCTAGCGGTCGCACGGTTCAAAATCGCCATTGTCTCCTGttcaccacgtgatcctctctaaagtttcggttttgcgagactttgtttctcgcgctgctctccgtgtgATTTCGCTTTTCGAAAGTCATTTATTGTGGAAATGTGAGCACcttcgtagaaacgacgtatatGGTAACGTGTTTCTGTCCCGATTTCGGCTCTCGtcgaacagaaagcagctctgtcatgGGAACACGTTTTATTCGTAAGTACACGATCAGTTATTTTAgtcgcctgtgtgtgttcgagtcatgTTGAATCGGGACCTGgcactgtgccgcagattcatttcatatgctctgttgttgtacagctttgtggcaaaagtttacggaacacggcgccTGCCCATTTCTTCATAGGAGaacgaagagatcgaataagaaacgggtggccggcTATTCcttccatctctcagtatgtgtgcccACTCCTGCTTGCTACTAGattgtcgctccattggagaaataCTGCACACCGGTGTTgctaaacttttgtcccaagctgtaggaATCTGATTAATGGTGTGCTGGGTCGTTAGTTACACGTGTGGTAGTGGGTCAGTTCGCGTAGAGCCTTTCAGAGCCTTTTGTGTATTTCAGACGTCGTGGAGATGGTCAGTTcacgtagaatatgcacccgtctaGACTGACCAGGGGTAGgttactacactctaaatcttttcacacctttaaaggtgtaataacgtgcatggcgcacgcctttttaggtgtaattttggtaacatcataatggagcacggtttcccacaaattttctttactcgagtgttgtctgtcctccaaaaattcagtcctgcaacatctcaacattgttcaacagtactgtagacacttgcgcgtgctcgattatcgatagcgatgcatatatgcattagctcgtacctacgatatgcaagacataatgaaagcaagatttgcattgacacttgatctttagtaaggctttccaaattttgtaaaatatcatcatggagatgcaatgttacgcaaccaggttgaatgtgcatagcgcacacctttaaaggtgtgaaaaagtttacagtgtagagcCTTCTATATTTTTCATGCGTTGTAGATTGAGTCACTTCACGTGggatatgcacccgttgagactgaccaagttTAGGCCTCTACACcctgttacgtatttcacacttgGGGTGGGTCggttcatgtagaacatgcacccgtcgagactggccAGGGTCAGGTAAGGACTGCCTTTTATGAATTTTTTACACTTTGGCGAGTGGGTCAGTTTATGTATAGATATGAACACgtagagactgaccaaggttaggtcaggtgaagaTTTTCCTgaccttaccttggtcagtctctacGTGTTCGAGTAAATgtatgtgctgacatgcctgggcttgttctgacatgctttccttctgcatgtagtttttttctttttgtacaaggcatattcttgacgatagtgctgccttgaatgggagtagagctattcttaataattttgcgattcatttagttcagagagtaaccgcgagggggacaggtgtgtgactttatgtcttgctgaaccattttttttttttcctgtacagtaagactttgggaatgaaatgctacaatctcctcttgtctatggtgtttttctgcaatagttccctacgcaatcattatagtagaataaaggaaataatctagggatagtgattcaataaataacaggtgccctgtctagagcgtacgcgtccttgagccacgcacctgcatgatgaccgcataccgagagactattgtttcaggttgaccttgtctagaggagcattagtggaaaaaaactgtgtagccctgagacaataggatgacgttacgaccaatgagaacggcctgcagggggcgcaaggattcacttctctcttggacactgacgggtctcgacacgcaaattctgctcctggcgttggccgtcagtggaagagcgtagcttcggtggggttctgtctgcctctgatggggtgcggatgcgtggttcgtcactggtgaatggtgttcgacgatgcaggtggattttgtgacgagcggatttacaatgagggaatgctgtgaacgggaaaaatgatggtgagtgcctttttcactctgttcaagtgtttgttttcctctgttgcccagcagtcgtacgatttgtcctgacgtgtcctgatatgccccgatatgcatgctttcctttgttgacgcttagtatttttttcttttttgacaaggaacattgtcgtcttgacgatagtgctgccccgagttctgcgcgcgttgatttgttgagtgcctagtcctcttattagccattgatggagttacatgttaggatgttttgttcttttgcaagtctcatttagtaagactttggaattcctacgatcagttttcatgcatggtgctcttctgcaatagtttcctatgcaatcgttatagaagaataaaggaaataatcttgggatagtgattcaataaataataggtcccctgtctagagcgcacgcgtccttgagccacgcaggtgcatgatgacgtcataccgtggcttcactgcagattgaccaaaggagcattagtggaaaaaaacagtgtagccctgagacaataggatgatgtctggaccaatgagaactgccagcagggggcgcaggaatgctcttctcacttagcctcacgaccaatgagaacgggcagcagggggcgcaggaatgctcttctctcttagcctctcgcaggtggcggtaggagcgcgcagagggcgctacgagcgcgcgcatgcgtagcacccgtagagtggcgcttacgtcagtccacctctggctctcgttgggagaagacgtgcgatcgttcgctccgtcgtcacttgatccctggctgtcgacgagagcagtcgcatcggtctgcgctcctgctgtggtgaggtgatttgttgcgtaactaatgctttcgtcaactttgttcccgctttgtttgcgattttcgtgccagtgctggttgctgttgtccgggcattcccgccattttctatcatcttctgccttgggaccgggagtagcgctggcgtgattcttaataattttgttgtgagattagttgagaaagtaaccgctagggggtgcagctgcggggctttatacaggacaaaaaagcattacgagtcagtttctgcctgcctctcggatggagcagtcgcatggttctgcgctcctgttctggtgggctcatttgttgtgtaactaattgttttttcttgttagctattgatggtttgcatactcttgctttcccagcctctgtattacgagtgtttttctccttgcatgtccagagctgtcctaacctgcccagacatgccatgatgacgtcacagctgacgtcacaggatgtgcggaactggtgctgcgatgctttgcaacctgcctctgtgctccgccgcccagcgacggtcagcggccgttccgggccgctttcttcaagatgacgtcgttgatcttcaactaaactccttctctccactctatctctatcttttcattttattttctacctatttttattttttatcagctcaagtagccggcaactcacatcttcgtctggacgtgtcttagatggtccccaattagtgtaatgactctctGGAGGGTCccgattaatgtggggggtcccaattagctctaattgctaattaatggcgtccagacgaagatgtgacttgccggcttcttgagctgatacattactactgggatcgacgcaagcggcaacagttgaacatgagagaactgacgttctgaggctggaacaacaaagaaaggacaaatacatacaatgcctgaaattgcctaagaaattaacgatggagAGAAGGTCTTGTTTATTAAAATAAGAGGCAAGTCATCTATAAATCACGGATTCAAAACGATCGGAAAAGACCGGTAACACTGAAATGGGGTGGTAATTAGATGGACAgtttctgtcactgcttttgtAAATCACAATAACCTTGGATACTTGCACGTTCTTGCCAGTACGTAAACAGGTGGCTGGCTACTCCCatcgtttttagtgcctcaATTTCTGGACCCTATTTATCCTattaccctaccctaccctattATCACTCTCAATTGGAGAGGACTCCAGTATCGTCAAATTTGTAGAGCAGTAGTTGTCCTAGTTGTAGTTCTAGTAGTTTCAGTGTCCAAGTCAACCCTCtcggaacaaaaaaaagaaaaacgttctAGAGACTGACATCACAGTTTTTAATCTCCCATACCACACAAGATTGTCTCTCCGTGATTTCTCCTGATGTGTCATTCACAAACTGTTCAAAATGGAACACATTACACAACAGATGCTCGTAACACAAAAGGTAACTGTTGGGATTGTTCTTACAAGTTGTCACGTCTTGTAGAcatattttcttttgtttctttggGTTGGTTGATTTATTTGTTCATGTTATCAGTTGAGGAGATGTAAGGCATAAAAAAAGCATTCATCATCATAATAAAGaggaataaaggaaaaaaatgaataaaagacAAAGGAATAAAGAGGCAAACAGGAAACAATGCAACGCATGTTGTTCATGGAAGTAACCCTTTCTTAGCAGATGAGGGCCACTGTACGGGTGTCCCTTCATGGTCTGTTTGTTTCTCGGcactgttctttctttttttttctacgtttCACATGCGTGAGCACCCAACCCAACTCTTTTTACCCTCGGTCTGTTCGTGCGTGCGAGTTTCAAAATGTCAAACACAAGTAAAATACGGCGGGAGACAGATTGCATCGGTACCGCCTTCTCCTCTCTGTGCATGAGCATGTTCTTCAGGTCTCTGGGTTCAGGACACATGACAGCACTACACTGACACTCTTTCAAGTGTATTTGGTGCCTGCGCACCTGTATGGTCCCTATCCCAAGAGTGTCCTGGCTACATCTTAAGCCACAAATTCGtgctctggctgaactagcTCTAGCAGCGGCTTCTCTAACTTTGTGTGTTCCTGCTCCACgtgaactctgcagtacagagGTTGCATCTGTATTGCATCACATCCATGTAGGTCTTCTTGTTACACTGCAGGTTTGTGCTGTGCCTCAGGTCTGCAGAACAGAGAATGCTCTTCTATGGCTTCTCAGAGCCGTTTATATGAAGAATTTgtccattctctgatcttttgccgcccggagatgggggagccgccgtgacgtcacagacgtcatcgctccgcccacttgacTGGGATGAAAGACGACCCGCGGCGGCACAGGGGAATTTCAAGGCTGTGCCTCCGCcc containing:
- the LOC135375779 gene encoding zinc finger protein 233-like, with amino-acid sequence MRLDWFARFLKFQQQEKAPFKISKATVEATKRLNNTAVVTMEDPPTERPPEKKFNRNAHLRLHKRTHNGEKPYKCDVCPAKFRRSSDMQRRKRTRTGEKPYKCDVCRAKFSRSGHLRDHKRTHTGEKPYKCDLCPAEFIQSTHLQHHKKKHMGEKPCKCDVCPAEFIQRSNLQCHKRTHTGEKPYKCGVCPAEFSRSGHLRDHKRTHT